GCGGTTGCGGGCGAGCTGGCTGCGGACGACGTCGGTCTCGCGGCCGATGACGTGCCGGGTGCGCATCCCGAGGTCGGCGACGGTGATCTCGTCCTTGACCCGGTAGCTCTGCCCGTACAGCTCGCGCTGGTTGAGCCCGGTCAGGTAGAGGACGGCCTCGCGGAGCGTCTTGGACGGGATCGTCCCGGTGTTGATGCAGACGCCGCCCATCATGTCACGGCGGTCGACGATGCCGACCCTGCGGCCGAGCTTGGCGGCCGCGATGGCGGCGCGCTGACCGCCGGGCCCCGAGCCGAGGACGAGGAGATCGAAGTCGTTCACTCCGCCAGTGTGACGCCTGGCGGTCCGTCCGATAAGGGCTTCGGCGGACGATTCGTGCGACCGGCCCCGGCCCGTGCGGCCGCCTTTCTTCATCCTGGGGTCAGGCCGCTGAGGCGTTCGCACTCCGACCACACCGCTTGCTGCCCCCCTTCGTCGAGCGCGCCTGACGGCCACGCCGCGCGGCGCGCCTTGGCGTCGACATATGCCCCGGTAACGCCCTCCATCTCCGGGCTGGACGCCAGGTGGACGCTGGAGCGCGAGGCCTTGGTCATGTTCGACAGGAGCAGCGGCCCGAGCAGCCTGATCAGCGGGGCGGCGGGGCGGTAGAGGTAGGGGAACGCGCGCATGGGGGTGGCCTGGTTCCCGGGGGTGTAGGCGTGGCCCGGATAGGCCACGTTGACGGTCACCCCTCCCTCTTCCAGTTGGGAGGCGAACCGGTGACTCATCGCCATCAGGGCCGTCTTGGCGTGGTTGTAGTGCGCGAACCTCCAACCGAGGTACTTCTTCTCTCCTTGCAGGTTGCCGGGGTCGATCGTCCCGCCGGGCATGCCGCCGGTCAGGTTGACCACGCGCGCCGCGCCCGCCGCGCGCAGCGTCGGCAGGAGCAGGCAGGTGAGGGCGTACGGCGCGAGGACGTTGACGGCGAACGTGGCCTCGACGCCGTCCCGCGTGAGCCGCCGCTCGGCGTTCATGCCCCCGGCGTTGTTCACCAGGACGTCCAGGCGGTCGT
The sequence above is a segment of the Actinomadura coerulea genome. Coding sequences within it:
- a CDS encoding SDR family NAD(P)-dependent oxidoreductase; protein product: MRGKTVLVTGSTAGIGRETARRLALLGAEVILVGRHPERARAAAAEISREAGEVTALTADLSDLAGLRRLADQVTERYDRLDVLVNNAGGMNAERRLTRDGVEATFAVNVLAPYALTCLLLPTLRAAGAARVVNLTGGMPGGTIDPGNLQGEKKYLGWRFAHYNHAKTALMAMSHRFASQLEEGGVTVNVAYPGHAYTPGNQATPMRAFPYLYRPAAPLIRLLGPLLLSNMTKASRSSVHLASSPEMEGVTGAYVDAKARRAAWPSGALDEGGQQAVWSECERLSGLTPG